The Streptomyces sp. NBC_01268 genome segment CCGCTCCAGCTCCATGCGCCGCCCGCACTCGTGGGCCAGCGCCGGATACGCCGCCGCGATCGCCTCGTACAGCCGGCGGCGCAGCAGCCGCTCCGCCTCGGCGCGGCCGGTGTCGCCGTACAGCCCGTCGAGGAGCGTCTCGTACCGGGCGAGCGCCTGACGCAGGTAACCCACCTGCCAGCGGACCATCGCGCCCGCGGTGATCCCGCCGGGTCCGCGCGCCCCGAGCAGGTGCCGGTGACGCACCGCGCGGCGCTCCAGCTCGGCGGCGGGCAGCCGGGGGACCTCGATGGGCTCGGCCCGGATCGCCGCCAGCACCGCCCTGCGCCGCTGCTCGGCCCCCGCCCCGGCCGCCGCCGAGCCCCGCCCGGCGACGGCGGCGGTGTGGAGGAACTCCGGGGTGCGCTCGACCGCCTCGATCCGGGCGAGCAGATAGAGCCGCACCGGGGCGAGGGACCAGCGCCTCGGGTCCCGTCCCTGCACGTCGGCCTGACCCAGCAGCTCGTCGATCATCGCGTCGCTCCAACCGCGCAGGCGCAGCCCCAGCACGGTCACGTAGGTCGTACGGTCCGTCACGAATCCCCCTGAAGTCGACTACGGAGAGTGAGGGATCCAGTGAAGCGCACCCCACTGACAACGCCCCTCCCCGCCCGCCCCTTGTCGAGTCGCCCACCCCTGTGTCATACAGGTCCAGACCTTTCCCGGATCGCCCGGCCGGACGGAGGCGTCCCGTGCAACGCCCGCTCGCCGCAAGCCTGTTGACCTCGTGGACCGCAAGGACCGCAAGGACCGCAAGGACCGCAAGGACCGCAACGAACGCAGCCGCCACCACCACGGTCGCCGGCGTAGTCACCACCGTCGCCGTCCTCCTCGTCCTCCTCGGCCTCGCGGCCTGTTCCGCACTGCCCGCGCAGGACACCAGCGCCCCGACCGCCCCCACCGGAGTCACCGCCGCCGCGGGCAGCGCCAGCACCGTGCACGTCATGTGGAGCGCCGCCACCGACGACCGCGCCGTCACCGGCTACGCCGTCTACCGCCAGGGCCGCAAGGTCAAGGACCTCCCCGCCGACACCCTCATGACCGACGTCACCGGCCTCGCCCCGGCCGCCCCGCAGACCTTCACCGTCCGCGCCCGCGACGCCGCGGGGAACCTCTCCCCGGACAGCGCCACCGTCTCCGCCACGACCCTCGCCGCCACCGCCGAGGACCGCACGCCCCCCACCCGCCCCACCGCCCTGCGCGTCGCCCCCGCCGGACCCGACGGCGCCACCCTGGCCTGGCGTCCCGCCCGCGACGACACCCGGGTCACCGCCTACGACGTCTACCAGGGCGACGCCCGCGTCCACACCGTCCCCGGCACCGAGACCACCGCCCGGCTCACCGGCCTGCGCCCCGGCACCGCCTACTCGTTCACCGTCCGGGCCCGCGACGCCGCCGAGAACTCCTCCCCGGACAGCGGCCCCGCCGACCTCACCACCGCCCCCGCCCCCGGCGCCCCGCCGAACACCGCGCCCACCGCCGTCACCGCGAAGGCCACGAAGGGGGCCGTCACCCTCACCTGGACCCCGCCCCGCACCGGCGCCCCCGTCGAGGAGCACCAGCTCTACCTGAACGGCCGATTCGCCACCACCATCGTCTGGGGTGCGCAGCCCCCGCCCGGCCCCGTCACGTACACCCTCACCGTCCCCACCGCCCCCGGCACCCGCTACACCCTCACCCTCCGCGCCCGGCTCCCCGACGGCACCTGGGGTGACTTCTCGGCGCCGCGCACGGTGGTGACCCCCTGAAGGGTGACCCCTTGAAGGCACGCACGCACACCGCGTCGGAACTACGCTGGGAAGCGTGGCCGAGATCGTTCTCACCAACACCGGGCTCGCCGCGTTCCTGGAGGCGAGCCCCGAGTTCCGGGGCCCTGGATCGCGCAGGGCCGCCGATGCCGTGCTGGGCCTGCTCGCGCTGCGCGGGGCGGACCGGGCCACGGGGCTGCCCGAGCCGACGCCCACCCTGGTGCGGCGGCTGCTCGTGGAGGACCTGCCCGCCTTCGTGTGCGCGGCGCCCGAGGAGCTGGCCGCCTACCCCGCCGTGCTCCGGGCGCTCGCCCGCCGCTTCGACGGCGACGGCCGCACGGGCGTCGAGGGGGTGATCGGAGAGGCCGCCGACGACTTCGAACGGGCCATGGCCGACCCCGGCAACCTCACCTGGCCCCGCTGGTACGCCCAGCTCCTGCGGGCCGACGGCACCGACCCCGACGACCCCGCGGCCGTCCGGGCCTGGCTCGCCCGGCTCGACGGGCCGCCGGTGCCCGACGGGGTGCGGCGGGCCGACCTCATGGGGCGCACCGCCCTCGCCGACGTCCTGCTCGCCGAGGCGCTGACCCGGGCCTATGTGCGCGACGCCGAACAACCGCCGCCCGCCGGACCGGTCCTGACCGACCACGACGTGGCCCAGGGGATCGGGACGGTCGCCGCCGCGCTGCTCGACCGGTGGACCGCCGCCGGCCTCGCCGAAGGCCTCACGGGCGCCTACGCCCACCTCGCGCCCGGACCCGACGCCTTCCCGCACCTCGTCCTCGCCGACGCCCTGCTCGACGAACACCTCGACTACTACGGCGACCCCGCCGAGCCCCTGCCCCCGCCGCCGGAGGAGGCCGACCCGCCGGACCCGGAGGGCGACGCCGACCTGCTCGCCGCCGCCGTCGACTCCCTCGCCGACCAGGGCACGTACGGCAGTGAGGCCGCCCACCTGCTCTACACGCTCTACCAGCGCGGCTGCTCCGCCGAGTCCGTCGCCCGCCGCGCCGCCGAGTTCGAGGACTGGCCGGTCGACCCGGCCCTGGAGGACGCCCCCGTCCGCGTACCGCCGCCGGCCTCACCCGCGTACACGACGCCGACCGCCGGCGAGCTGGCCCGCCTGCTCGGCACGCCGGGCGTCAACGACACCGACCGGGCCCGGCTCGACGGACCCGCCCACGAGCTGGCCGCGGTCGTCGACCGGCTGGCCTCGACCGCGCTCGTCTTCCGCCGCGGCGACGCCTTCGGCCTCACCCCCGACGGCTGCGCCGTCGTGCGCTACCTGCTCGCCGTCCGCGGGGTCGCCGTGCCCGACGCCGCCGACACCGCCGCCTGGGACGCGCCCACGCTGGTGGCCGCCGCCGCGGGCTGGCCCCCGGCCGCCGCCGAGCGGGTGCTCGGGGAGTGGCTGCGGTCCCTGGAGGCGGTTCCCGGCGACGTCGACGAGCAGGCCTGGACGGAGCTGCTCGGCGCCGTCGGCCGCGTCAACGCCGGCACCTCCGACGCGGTCGCCACCCGGGCGCTGCTCGACGTCCTCGACCTGTCCGCGGCCCCGGTCGGCGCCCTGCGCCGCGCGCTCGCCGACCCGGTGGCCGGGGTGCGCGCGGAGGCGGCCCTGCGGGCCCGGGGCGAGGACGTCGACCCGGAGTCGGTGCCGGCGTCCGCCCGGGCCCTGGCCGTCCTCGACGGGCTGCCCGGCAAGAAGGGGCCGCTGGAGTCCCGCCGTACCGCCTTCGACGCGGCGGCCGGGCGCTGGCCCGGCGGTTCGGCCGCGCTGGTGGCCGCGATGGCCGCGGCCGACCCGCACGAGACCGCGCGGGTCCTGGGGCCGCTGGGCATCGCCATGCCGTGATCCGGCCGGGTGGCATGGCCCCGCCATGATCCGGCCGGGTGGGGGCACCCACGCCGTGACCGGACCGGCGGCGTCACCCCGCCGTGATCGGGACTGGCGGGCGTCGCCCCGCCGTGACCCGGTCCGGCGCGTCGCCCCGCCGTGACCGGCCCGGCGGCGTCACCCCGCCGTGAGGTACATCCCCGAGGCGCCCGCGCCCGCCGTGTTGCGGCAGCTGTAGTCACCGGTGGTGCGGGCGTTGATCAGCGCCAGACAGCGGCCCAGCGCGGTCTGCCCGTAGTAGTTGGGGTGCATGTCCTCCTGGAGCGGCCCCTGGGTCTCGTTCTGGTCGATCCAGCGCGCCCACTCGCTCGTCGAGGCCGAGGCCGGGACGGTGGAGCTGACCAGTTTGCTGGCCTTCGCGCAGACCTCGCGGCCCTGGAGCATGTCGCGCAGATCCATGAACTGCGCGCCCTTGGCCCGTGCCACCGCCTTCAGACGGTTCGCGATCTGCGGGACGAGGGAGTCGCGGGCCCAGTCGGAGTCGGCGTTCCAGAAGGGGCAGCCGCCGGTGTTGGTCCGGGTCCAGCCGCTCTCGCCGTATCGGTTCTCCGTGGAGCGCGGGATGGGGGAGGGGTACGACTGGAGGACGATCCGGTAGTCCGCCGTTCCGTATCCGGCGCCGGTCATCACGGCCCTGATCTCGTCGATCGACTTGCCGACGGCGGCCATCGCCCCGTCGATCTTCGCGTCGACGGCGGCCTGCTGGTCGTCGTGGCAGTAGGAGTACCAGACGATGTAGTCGGTGGCGCAGGTGGTGATGACGTCGGCGAAACCGAGGTCGTTGCCGCCGATCGACAGCGCGATCAGCTTCACGTCGCGGGTGGCGGCGACCGCCGCCAGCTGGTCGGCCTGCGGGGCCTCGCCCTTGTAGGCGACCCCGCCGTTGGAGGCGCGGAAGACGTTCCGGGTGGTGGCGCCGGAGCAGGCCAGGTTGATCTGCTCGGTGGCGAGGCCGCCCGCGCTCTTCACCTCGGCCGAGTCCGAGCGGTGGCAGCCGTCGGCCTCCGAGGCGCCGTACACCCGGCTCGGGTCGTAGCCGCTGCCGGTCCAGGCCCGGTCGGTGCCGTTGCGGCTGCCGCTGGTGGTCAGGCTGTTGCCC includes the following:
- a CDS encoding fibronectin type III domain-containing protein encodes the protein MPAQDTSAPTAPTGVTAAAGSASTVHVMWSAATDDRAVTGYAVYRQGRKVKDLPADTLMTDVTGLAPAAPQTFTVRARDAAGNLSPDSATVSATTLAATAEDRTPPTRPTALRVAPAGPDGATLAWRPARDDTRVTAYDVYQGDARVHTVPGTETTARLTGLRPGTAYSFTVRARDAAENSSPDSGPADLTTAPAPGAPPNTAPTAVTAKATKGAVTLTWTPPRTGAPVEEHQLYLNGRFATTIVWGAQPPPGPVTYTLTVPTAPGTRYTLTLRARLPDGTWGDFSAPRTVVTP
- a CDS encoding GDSL-type esterase/lipase family protein, coding for MPSSPHRALRGLLTLCLAAGLASLAPSPAMAAPGSGPTAVVSMGDSYISGEAGRWQGNSLTTSGSRNGTDRAWTGSGYDPSRVYGASEADGCHRSDSAEVKSAGGLATEQINLACSGATTRNVFRASNGGVAYKGEAPQADQLAAVAATRDVKLIALSIGGNDLGFADVITTCATDYIVWYSYCHDDQQAAVDAKIDGAMAAVGKSIDEIRAVMTGAGYGTADYRIVLQSYPSPIPRSTENRYGESGWTRTNTGGCPFWNADSDWARDSLVPQIANRLKAVARAKGAQFMDLRDMLQGREVCAKASKLVSSTVPASASTSEWARWIDQNETQGPLQEDMHPNYYGQTALGRCLALINARTTGDYSCRNTAGAGASGMYLTAG